The Anomaloglossus baeobatrachus isolate aAnoBae1 chromosome 4, aAnoBae1.hap1, whole genome shotgun sequence genome contains the following window.
AAACAGATGGTCAATGATGTTTGAACCACAGAATTTTAGCCCTGATGATATATTTAGaatgtaaataaataaaattaaaaaactgaGTAACCAGAAGGTGATGACCAACTTCACACACAATGTGCCTGTCATGATAGAGACGTAATGGAGGGGTTTACAGATGGCCACATATCGGTCATAGGACATCACTGTAAGAAGAAGAGATTCAGAAGCTTCAGCAATACAGAAGAAATACAACTGGGCCATACAGCCGATAAATGTTATGATTGTTCCATTATTCAGCAGGATATGGAGCAAATTGGGGACAATATCTGTGGATAACAAGATGTCAGTGATGGACAGTTGTGAGATGAAGAAGTACATCGGGGTGTGGAGGTTCTTGCTGGTGGACACCAGAGTGATGATCAGGAGGTTCCCACTGATTGTCACATTGTAAACCATTAGGAGAAGACAGAACAAAAACATTCTCACATTCTCGCTGCCTTTAAAGCCTAAGAGAAAAAATTCCTTGACCCCTGTCAGATTGTTCTCCGGCATCTAGAGGAAAACACAATTCAGGAGGGAATTAAATTTAGTCTCCAGTCTGGACGAAATCTTACTTGTTGCAGACTGTACCAGGCTATTATTTTAATAAATCTTTCATATCCAACCTTTAGACCAACAACTATTTTTCT
Protein-coding sequences here:
- the LOC142302984 gene encoding olfactory receptor-like protein I9, with the translated sequence MPENNLTGVKEFFLLGFKGSENVRMFLFCLLLMVYNVTISGNLLIITLVSTSKNLHTPMYFFISQLSITDILLSTDIVPNLLHILLNNGTIITFIGCMAQLYFFCIAEASESLLLTVMSYDRYVAICKPLHYVSIMTGTLCVKLVITFWLLSFLILFIYILNISSGLKFCGSNIIDHLFCDLVPLQDIACSDTFPIKLQIYLLSIPLVGIPSLIIIISYINIVRAVLQIQSNVSRQKAFSTCSSHLTVVLVFYMSLLSVYTVPKSGETSNINKFLSLLYTVFTPLINPIIYSFRNRDIKKAIQEIIPKYL